From Oenococcus sicerae, the proteins below share one genomic window:
- the grpE gene encoding nucleotide exchange factor GrpE — translation MVEKKKSQAKKEEKPATEAEIEKAVKGSKNDSQLIDEKSHDSKVEATPVIDYEDKFYRAEAENQNMQQRFEKERANILKYEGQDLAKSILPALDNLERALVISTDDEASKKLLAGIELTHKSLSNALMQSGITEVGKVGDQFDPNLYNAIQKTPIDDPAKQQEDTIAVILQKGYQLHDRILRPAMVSVYTK, via the coding sequence TTGGTAGAAAAGAAGAAATCACAGGCTAAAAAAGAAGAGAAGCCGGCAACGGAAGCGGAAATCGAAAAAGCTGTTAAGGGGTCGAAAAATGATTCACAGCTCATTGACGAGAAAAGTCATGATTCGAAAGTTGAAGCTACACCAGTCATTGATTATGAAGACAAATTTTACCGAGCTGAAGCGGAAAACCAGAATATGCAACAGCGTTTTGAAAAAGAGCGTGCCAATATTTTAAAATACGAGGGTCAGGATTTGGCTAAGAGTATTTTACCGGCGCTCGATAATTTGGAGCGTGCCTTGGTGATCAGTACTGACGACGAAGCTTCAAAAAAACTTCTTGCTGGCATTGAGCTAACGCACAAATCTTTAAGCAATGCATTAATGCAGAGCGGTATTACTGAAGTTGGCAAAGTCGGTGATCAATTCGATCCCAATCTTTACAACGCAATTCAAAAGACACCGATTGATGATCCGGCCAAACAGCAAGAAGATACGATCGCAGTTATCTTACAAAAGGGATATCAGTTGCATGACCGGATCCTGCGTCCGGCAATGGTTAGTGTTTATACAAAATAA
- the dnaK gene encoding molecular chaperone DnaK produces MSKIIGIDLGTTNSAVAVMEGSQPKIITNPDGGRTTPSVVAFKNGEVQVGDVAKRQAIVNPDTISSIKRHMGESNYRVKANGKEYRPEEISAMILQYIKKYAEDYLGETVSDAVITVPAYFNDAQRQATKDAGKIAGLNVQRIINEPTAAALAFGLDKLNKDQKILVYDLGGGTFDVSILELGDGVFEVLSTNGDTHLGGDDFDQKVIDWLVADFKKENGVDLSTDSLALQRLKDEAEKAKKTLSSANEAQILLPFIHQNLNIDKTLTRAQFNQLTAALVDRAKVPVQNAMKDAGLSFSDIDEIILNGGSTRIPAVQESVKELSGKEPNHSINPDEAVALGAAVQGAVITGDVKDVVLLDVTPLSLGIETMGGVMTKLIDRNTTIPTSKSQVFSTAADNQPAVDIHVLQGERPMAADNKTLGNFQLTDIPAAPRGIPQIEVSFDIDRNGIVSVSAKDKGTGKSQKITIQNPGSLSEDEINKMVKDAESNEEADKKKKDEVDLHNEVDQLIFSSEKTLTDVGDKLTDADKKPVQDALADLKKAKDSNNTETLKEKKDTLEKAAQALAVKLYQQAAPKSGDADAAGQAGPDDKAKPGEDGKTVDGDFKEVNPDDKK; encoded by the coding sequence ATGTCAAAAATTATTGGTATTGATTTAGGAACAACTAATTCAGCTGTTGCTGTTATGGAAGGCAGCCAGCCGAAAATTATTACAAATCCGGACGGTGGACGGACGACACCATCGGTCGTTGCTTTTAAAAATGGTGAGGTGCAGGTTGGTGATGTTGCAAAACGCCAGGCGATCGTTAACCCTGACACGATCTCATCGATTAAGCGCCACATGGGTGAAAGCAATTATCGCGTTAAAGCCAATGGCAAGGAATATCGCCCTGAAGAAATTTCAGCGATGATTTTGCAATACATCAAGAAATATGCTGAGGATTATCTTGGCGAGACAGTTAGTGACGCTGTGATTACGGTTCCAGCCTACTTTAACGATGCTCAACGTCAGGCAACGAAAGATGCTGGTAAAATTGCCGGTTTGAATGTGCAGCGGATCATTAACGAACCAACGGCCGCTGCTTTAGCTTTTGGTCTTGATAAATTAAATAAGGATCAAAAGATTCTGGTTTATGATCTTGGTGGTGGTACTTTTGATGTTTCGATCCTTGAATTGGGTGATGGTGTCTTTGAAGTGCTGTCAACTAATGGCGACACACATCTTGGTGGCGATGATTTCGACCAAAAGGTTATCGACTGGTTGGTCGCTGACTTCAAAAAGGAAAATGGTGTTGATTTGTCAACAGATTCATTGGCCTTGCAGCGTTTGAAAGACGAGGCTGAAAAAGCTAAGAAAACTTTGTCTTCAGCTAACGAAGCTCAGATCCTGTTGCCATTTATTCATCAAAACTTGAATATTGATAAAACTTTAACTCGAGCACAATTTAATCAATTAACAGCTGCATTAGTTGACCGTGCTAAGGTACCGGTTCAAAATGCGATGAAAGATGCCGGCTTGAGTTTTTCTGATATTGATGAAATCATTCTTAACGGCGGTTCAACTCGTATTCCTGCTGTCCAGGAGTCAGTTAAAGAACTGTCAGGCAAGGAGCCTAACCATTCAATCAATCCTGATGAAGCCGTTGCTTTGGGTGCGGCTGTACAAGGTGCTGTGATTACGGGCGATGTTAAAGATGTTGTGTTGCTAGATGTTACACCTCTGTCGCTTGGTATTGAAACAATGGGTGGCGTTATGACCAAGCTGATCGACCGTAATACGACGATCCCAACTTCAAAGTCGCAAGTCTTTTCAACGGCCGCCGATAATCAGCCTGCTGTAGACATTCATGTTTTGCAAGGTGAACGTCCAATGGCTGCTGATAACAAGACTTTGGGCAACTTCCAATTGACAGATATTCCAGCTGCACCACGCGGTATTCCGCAGATCGAGGTCAGCTTTGATATTGATCGTAACGGTATCGTATCCGTTTCAGCCAAAGATAAAGGCACTGGCAAGAGCCAAAAGATCACGATCCAAAATCCTGGCAGTCTCTCAGAGGATGAAATCAACAAGATGGTCAAGGACGCTGAATCTAACGAAGAAGCCGATAAGAAAAAGAAAGATGAAGTTGACTTGCATAACGAAGTTGACCAGTTGATCTTCTCAAGTGAGAAAACGTTGACGGATGTTGGCGATAAATTGACCGACGCTGACAAGAAGCCGGTTCAGGATGCTTTAGCCGACTTAAAAAAAGCTAAGGATTCGAATAATACTGAGACTTTGAAAGAGAAGAAAGATACCCTTGAAAAGGCTGCTCAGGCTTTAGCTGTTAAACTTTATCAGCAGGCAGCACCGAAATCTGGTGATGCTGATGCAGCTGGACAAGCTGGACCAGATGATAAGGCAAAACCAGGTGAAGACGGCAAGACTGTCGATGGCGACTTCAAAGAAGTCAATCCTGACGATAAAAAGTAA
- a CDS encoding glycosyltransferase family 4 protein: protein MIFFINANIQKNRSGIEHAELKRAALFRDHREPFKILLQEWSPLLHENIADAGLDDHDIINMFDYFQGTETVSEQIIHAEDIDFGVPIDSYEEDSEHNRTLAFRTIKSSDGQIRQQLVARVNFFKESVEKRVASTEMFDGFGNLYAVNFYDFRGFVSLIQWYTQDNKIGTESWQTPAGRVVLESFNKNDAVGKYEKSGWRLIEKNGTVYNFQTIEELTKYFLDLINETYFDKQKPNIFILDRSHLADWALQNLKKPAYTVIHLHNSQAGDPNDEQHSVLNNHYEYVLWNANRYDAIISATHKQSRDVAARFKPACKLFTIPVGVIPSEQFDQAHILMKDRQSHKVVALARIAPEKRLNELVKAVGIARKEVPDISLDLYGYRDGTDNFKAYRDIQTAVHDFGLEKVVNVHDYTTEVAKVEKQAQIFAVTSIMEGFNLSMMEGLSQGDVGLTYDVNYGPNELVVDDENGYIVPYGDYRMLAQKMIYLFSHPDQLQQKSDRAYELSRRYSEQNVWTAWQALLDDAQSSWSTKMMCYADPILAGLAENGEAL from the coding sequence ATGATTTTTTTTATTAATGCGAATATTCAGAAAAATAGGTCCGGCATCGAACACGCTGAATTAAAACGCGCCGCTTTGTTTCGTGATCATCGTGAGCCTTTTAAAATTCTGTTACAAGAATGGTCGCCACTGCTGCATGAAAATATTGCTGATGCCGGATTAGATGATCATGACATCATTAATATGTTTGATTATTTCCAAGGAACGGAGACTGTTTCCGAGCAGATCATTCACGCTGAAGATATTGATTTTGGTGTCCCGATCGATTCATATGAAGAAGACTCAGAACATAATCGTACCCTGGCTTTTCGTACCATTAAGAGCAGTGATGGCCAGATTCGGCAGCAATTAGTGGCCCGGGTCAATTTTTTCAAGGAATCAGTAGAAAAACGTGTTGCCAGTACAGAAATGTTTGACGGTTTTGGTAATTTGTATGCAGTTAATTTTTATGATTTTCGCGGCTTTGTTTCTTTGATCCAGTGGTATACACAAGATAATAAAATCGGTACCGAGTCTTGGCAAACGCCAGCGGGCCGGGTTGTACTAGAGTCTTTTAATAAAAATGATGCTGTCGGCAAGTATGAAAAATCCGGTTGGCGTTTAATTGAAAAAAATGGCACCGTATACAATTTTCAAACAATTGAAGAACTGACGAAATATTTTCTAGATCTGATTAATGAAACTTATTTCGATAAACAGAAGCCGAATATTTTTATACTCGATCGATCACATCTAGCTGATTGGGCACTTCAAAATCTTAAAAAACCAGCTTATACAGTGATTCACTTACATAATTCTCAAGCCGGCGATCCTAATGATGAACAGCATTCTGTTTTAAACAACCATTACGAATATGTGCTTTGGAATGCCAATCGCTATGACGCCATTATTAGTGCAACGCATAAGCAGAGTCGTGACGTTGCCGCTCGCTTTAAACCTGCCTGCAAGCTGTTTACGATACCAGTTGGTGTGATTCCTTCGGAGCAGTTTGATCAAGCGCATATTTTGATGAAAGATCGTCAATCGCATAAAGTGGTGGCCTTGGCTAGGATCGCACCCGAAAAACGTCTGAATGAATTAGTCAAAGCAGTCGGTATCGCGAGAAAAGAAGTTCCGGACATTAGCTTGGACTTGTATGGTTATCGTGATGGGACCGACAATTTCAAAGCTTATCGCGATATTCAAACGGCAGTTCACGATTTTGGACTTGAGAAGGTCGTCAATGTTCATGATTACACGACAGAAGTCGCCAAAGTCGAAAAGCAAGCACAGATTTTTGCTGTCACTTCGATCATGGAAGGCTTCAATTTGTCTATGATGGAAGGACTTTCTCAGGGGGATGTCGGTCTCACATATGACGTGAATTATGGCCCAAATGAATTAGTTGTTGATGATGAAAATGGCTATATTGTGCCTTATGGCGACTACCGCATGCTGGCACAAAAGATGATTTATCTTTTTTCACATCCTGATCAGCTGCAACAAAAATCAGATCGTGCTTATGAGCTATCACGGCGTTATTCAGAACAAAATGTTTGGACAGCGTGGCAGGCACTGCTGGATGACGCACAATCGAGCTGGTCGACTAAAATGATGTGCTATGCTGATCCGATCCTGGCTGGTTTGGCTGAGAACGGGGAGGCGCTTTGA
- a CDS encoding DnaJ C-terminal domain-containing protein — protein sequence MDNEEYYKILGVDKSASQDDIKHAYRKLSKKYHPDLNHAAGAEAKYKQVQEAYETLGDSQKKAAYDQYGKAGANTAGGQGGFQQGGFNFNGQDFGDFGDIFGQMFGGAFNPNAPRKGRDLQYRVNLTFEEAVFGKSTEIKYVRQETGGSSKEHAVKVTIPAGVESGQQMRLSGQGEAGTHGGPFGDLYVEFVVAKSKDGFEREGANVYFEQSISFVQAALGDKIQVKTVHGDVELTIPAGTQTNTEFRLRGKGAPYVNSTRIGDEYVKVIVKVPERLNEKEKKALTAYAQLRGENVTPQKRRGLFG from the coding sequence ATGGATAATGAAGAATACTACAAAATTCTCGGTGTGGACAAAAGCGCCAGCCAAGATGACATAAAACATGCTTATCGAAAACTATCGAAGAAATATCACCCAGATCTTAATCACGCTGCTGGTGCCGAGGCTAAGTATAAGCAAGTCCAAGAGGCTTATGAGACCTTAGGTGATTCGCAAAAGAAAGCTGCCTATGATCAATATGGCAAAGCTGGTGCTAATACAGCTGGCGGCCAAGGCGGTTTTCAACAAGGCGGCTTTAATTTTAATGGCCAAGATTTTGGTGATTTTGGTGATATTTTTGGCCAAATGTTTGGTGGTGCTTTCAATCCAAACGCGCCTAGAAAAGGTCGTGATCTCCAATACCGTGTTAATTTAACTTTCGAAGAAGCGGTTTTTGGTAAATCCACGGAAATCAAATATGTCCGTCAAGAGACAGGCGGCAGCTCTAAAGAACATGCAGTAAAGGTAACGATTCCGGCCGGTGTTGAGTCTGGTCAGCAAATGCGTTTATCCGGTCAAGGTGAAGCAGGGACTCATGGCGGACCCTTTGGTGACTTATACGTTGAATTTGTCGTTGCTAAATCAAAAGATGGCTTTGAACGTGAAGGTGCCAATGTTTATTTTGAACAGTCAATTAGCTTCGTTCAGGCTGCACTGGGTGATAAAATCCAAGTCAAAACAGTCCATGGCGATGTCGAGTTGACGATTCCCGCTGGAACACAGACGAACACAGAGTTTCGCTTACGCGGAAAAGGCGCGCCATACGTGAATTCAACACGCATTGGTGATGAGTATGTCAAAGTGATTGTCAAAGTGCCGGAAAGATTGAACGAGAAAGAAAAGAAGGCTTTGACAGCTTATGCACAACTGCGTGGTGAAAATGTGACACCACAAAAAAGAAGAGGACTATTTGGCTAA
- a CDS encoding alpha/beta hydrolase family protein has translation MTGITANGLFQLKSTSQLAYADGKVFFVENSVDEKNNAYETEIKSIDETGLIQTWANGKGINSNLTVAGDDLYFTANDIKTKKTQLFSVNFHGGVAKQQTFEKTNVIDLIASPDGSFLIYQTKQSEIDSKFKTSDFPNTREITRLVSRLDGSGWFDEKAVYRTFKFDPNSQASVQIFEKDHMISLLDLSQDNQQLLYAESNQPNNDLDFGEGIYTYHFANKGQIFISSSLPTGQFFDARFSPDAGKILLAGSDEHLTNNTKQELYLYETASQNLTNITQRSDFDIDCHLAADFEQQSSGRVLAWIDNANYFFTAGYHGHSQAFTGSGTQFRIIYNEKTQIYDFALLPNAQIAFSLSAQNKANEIIKLDLKTNTPFKLYNPNLKFEREHDYAQTEHFNFQSEDGWAHDGWYMHAVNPKDAHNVPVLLYVHGGPHGAYGETFFHEFQVHADHGYAVVFVNPRGSTTYGQEFESAVIGHYGEKDFSDVIAGLDYALDHFPELDRKRQYIAGGSYGGFMTSWAVGHTNRFAAAVTQRSVINWISMWGTSDIGWFFNVSELGLDLYDKGGLEEYWRRSPLAYAKNVKTPLLIQHGEWDMRCPIEQSEQFYTAVKQNGNETKFIRYPQSFHGISRSGLPSLRLKRLADIEAWLDSHE, from the coding sequence ATGACAGGAATCACAGCAAATGGGCTTTTTCAATTAAAATCGACCTCTCAACTAGCCTACGCCGATGGCAAAGTGTTTTTCGTTGAAAATTCAGTTGATGAAAAAAATAATGCCTATGAAACAGAAATAAAATCAATTGACGAAACTGGTCTGATTCAGACTTGGGCCAACGGCAAAGGCATCAATTCAAATTTAACAGTAGCTGGAGATGATCTGTATTTCACAGCCAATGATATAAAAACAAAAAAAACGCAACTTTTTTCAGTCAATTTTCATGGCGGTGTCGCTAAACAGCAAACCTTTGAAAAAACAAACGTGATTGATTTGATTGCCAGTCCAGACGGCAGCTTTTTAATTTATCAGACAAAGCAATCAGAAATTGACTCAAAATTTAAGACCAGTGATTTTCCAAATACTCGCGAAATCACAAGACTCGTCAGCCGTTTGGACGGCAGCGGCTGGTTCGACGAAAAAGCTGTTTATCGAACTTTTAAATTTGATCCAAATAGTCAGGCTTCAGTTCAAATTTTTGAAAAAGACCACATGATCAGTCTTTTGGATCTTTCACAAGATAATCAGCAGCTGCTTTATGCTGAAAGTAATCAGCCAAATAATGACTTGGATTTTGGCGAAGGTATTTACACCTATCATTTCGCAAATAAAGGGCAAATATTTATCAGCAGTTCATTACCGACTGGCCAGTTTTTTGATGCTCGTTTTTCACCTGATGCTGGCAAAATTTTATTAGCTGGCAGTGATGAGCATCTGACTAACAATACGAAACAGGAGCTGTATCTTTATGAAACAGCTAGCCAAAATCTAACGAATATCACGCAACGATCCGACTTCGATATCGATTGCCATTTAGCCGCTGATTTCGAGCAGCAGTCATCCGGCCGCGTCTTAGCCTGGATCGATAATGCTAACTACTTTTTTACGGCGGGTTATCATGGCCATTCACAGGCGTTTACAGGCTCAGGCACACAATTTAGAATCATTTACAATGAGAAAACACAGATTTACGATTTTGCACTGCTACCAAACGCTCAGATCGCCTTTTCTCTCTCAGCGCAAAATAAAGCCAACGAAATCATCAAGCTCGACTTGAAAACTAATACCCCTTTTAAACTCTACAATCCAAATCTAAAGTTCGAAAGAGAACATGATTATGCTCAGACGGAGCACTTTAATTTTCAAAGTGAGGATGGCTGGGCACATGATGGCTGGTATATGCACGCTGTTAACCCAAAAGATGCTCACAACGTGCCAGTTTTGTTATATGTTCATGGCGGTCCGCATGGGGCTTACGGTGAAACATTTTTCCACGAATTTCAAGTCCATGCTGACCATGGCTACGCCGTTGTGTTTGTCAATCCACGCGGTTCGACGACCTACGGCCAAGAATTTGAATCAGCTGTCATTGGTCACTATGGTGAAAAAGACTTTAGCGATGTCATCGCTGGCCTTGATTACGCATTAGACCATTTCCCAGAACTCGATCGAAAGCGCCAATATATCGCCGGTGGTTCTTATGGCGGCTTTATGACAAGTTGGGCAGTTGGTCACACAAATCGTTTCGCCGCTGCTGTCACACAACGATCGGTTATCAACTGGATCTCAATGTGGGGTACCTCTGATATCGGTTGGTTCTTTAATGTCTCAGAACTCGGTTTGGACCTATACGATAAGGGCGGCTTAGAAGAATATTGGCGTCGATCGCCTTTAGCATACGCAAAAAACGTCAAAACGCCACTATTGATTCAGCATGGCGAGTGGGACATGCGCTGCCCTATCGAACAATCTGAGCAATTTTATACCGCTGTCAAACAAAATGGCAACGAGACTAAATTTATTCGCTACCCGCAAAGTTTCCACGGTATTTCTCGTAGCGGCTTGCCCAGTCTACGACTTAAAAGATTAGCGGATATCGAAGCTTGGTTAGATTCTCATGAATAA
- a CDS encoding GNAT family N-acetyltransferase, whose amino-acid sequence MSNIAIRLANLKDLSEIMQIIADAKARLKLAGSPQWQGTYPNKESFTNDIEKKWSYLLTVDDKIAGVAALMQIPETTYTDIEQGFWLEANNLHYTTIHRIAISDQYTGQHLASLFFKSLIQESNRLGFNQVRFDTHRINFAMQHIGEKLGFQKRGVIYVQDYADNARLAYQLILANSQK is encoded by the coding sequence ATGTCGAATATCGCGATCAGATTAGCTAATTTAAAAGATTTATCAGAAATAATGCAAATCATCGCTGATGCTAAAGCACGTTTAAAACTTGCCGGATCACCGCAATGGCAAGGCACTTACCCAAATAAAGAGTCGTTTACAAATGATATCGAAAAAAAATGGTCCTACCTGCTAACTGTTGATGACAAAATTGCCGGCGTGGCTGCTTTGATGCAGATTCCTGAAACAACATATACAGACATCGAGCAAGGTTTTTGGTTGGAAGCTAATAACTTGCATTATACAACTATTCATCGTATTGCAATTTCTGATCAATATACCGGTCAACATCTGGCTAGTCTTTTCTTCAAATCGCTTATTCAAGAATCAAACCGGCTAGGCTTCAATCAGGTTCGTTTCGATACACATCGTATCAACTTCGCCATGCAGCATATTGGTGAAAAGTTAGGCTTCCAAAAGCGTGGCGTGATTTACGTTCAGGATTATGCAGACAACGCTAGGCTGGCGTATCAGTTAATACTCGCAAATAGTCAAAAATAA
- a CDS encoding DUF7671 family protein: MKKNTYKVQLFYGVPLQQNSDGKFVYCGQQTKLAVWRTGKHTRGHFDGIGQLFLTENHLVIVILKFEDLRFNQRHQFVSLSRFLDKKIDNSELNRLNQLFMRI, from the coding sequence ATGAAGAAAAACACCTACAAAGTTCAATTATTTTACGGTGTTCCATTACAACAGAATAGCGATGGCAAATTTGTATATTGTGGTCAGCAGACAAAGCTAGCTGTTTGGCGAACTGGTAAACATACGCGTGGTCACTTCGATGGAATCGGACAACTGTTTTTAACTGAAAATCATCTCGTGATCGTCATTTTAAAGTTTGAAGATCTGCGTTTCAACCAACGGCATCAATTCGTATCGCTCAGTCGTTTTTTAGACAAAAAAATAGACAATTCCGAATTGAATCGCCTAAATCAGTTATTCATGAGAATCTAA
- a CDS encoding nucleoside deaminase, whose protein sequence is MRLAIEQADENLVLKEGGPFGAVVTRNEEIICAAHNMVLANNDPTAHAEITAIRKACAILGTYDLSDCVLYSSCYPCPMCLSAAIWANIKHIYYGNSAKDASRIGFRDDDIYKFIQAGKQGSKLLKIDQIEHERALKTFHNYLADSQRQPY, encoded by the coding sequence ATGCGGCTGGCAATTGAGCAGGCTGATGAAAATCTCGTTCTTAAAGAAGGCGGCCCTTTTGGAGCGGTCGTTACTCGAAATGAAGAAATTATTTGTGCTGCTCACAATATGGTTTTAGCAAACAATGATCCCACTGCTCACGCAGAAATAACGGCCATTCGAAAAGCTTGTGCCATTTTAGGAACTTATGATCTGTCTGATTGTGTTTTATATAGCAGCTGTTATCCCTGTCCAATGTGTTTATCAGCTGCGATTTGGGCTAATATCAAACATATTTATTATGGTAATAGTGCCAAAGATGCGAGTAGGATCGGTTTTCGCGACGATGATATTTATAAATTTATTCAAGCAGGCAAGCAGGGCAGCAAACTTTTAAAAATTGATCAGATCGAGCACGAACGCGCCTTAAAGACTTTTCATAATTACCTAGCTGATTCCCAGCGGCAGCCTTATTGA
- a CDS encoding glycosyltransferase codes for MFYFTSENIFSFNSGTEFSQAKRTRLFNLHGQKAVYVTRNYNNNLHQGAKQLALTDDEVLNMYDYFQKAVHLPRKKMNVRFTSVIPKRDYQLQGVDPNYSLIKYQGRTLARVNIAPLSVGLVGNIDYYDSFGNTTATDYWDWRGFKSSTQYYHPDGQPSVQRFYSPMGDLMLEIIRMNISGKLFPTMYKLFNYRGGNWRFDSENDLFVFFMNELLAQQPGSTIINDRPNMAELIARTSGAAKKFQYLHDVHTVDASNPIHGKLMPVLEPLFKTYAAAFDGVILPTIDQKRDLSRRFPKITFYQAPDTFIGQTQKSVSPKILHRVLYFGRLSEEKRPEQAIRAFSIVKDAIPDTILEFCGYPSSAEFLAKLKKQIRDADLENSILFHDYVTGQARDQVLNRAEIVLQSSTGEGFSMSVLEAMSHGLPAVVYDVNYGPRTFIRNGQNGYLIKNGNFAELAESVIKILKDPAVWKTLSIGAYQTAQAFNSEQVWQLWQNTGIIKEAR; via the coding sequence ATGTTTTATTTCACATCGGAAAACATTTTTTCCTTCAATTCCGGCACTGAATTTTCTCAGGCTAAGCGAACGCGGCTTTTCAACCTGCATGGTCAAAAAGCCGTCTATGTGACCCGGAACTATAACAATAATCTGCACCAAGGCGCTAAACAACTAGCCTTGACTGATGACGAAGTTTTGAATATGTATGACTATTTTCAAAAAGCCGTTCACCTGCCTCGCAAGAAAATGAATGTGCGTTTTACGTCTGTGATTCCTAAACGTGATTATCAGCTTCAAGGAGTCGATCCGAATTATTCGCTGATTAAATACCAAGGCAGAACATTGGCGCGTGTTAATATTGCACCGCTCTCAGTTGGTTTGGTCGGCAATATTGATTATTACGACAGTTTTGGCAATACCACAGCTACTGATTATTGGGACTGGCGAGGTTTTAAATCATCAACGCAATATTATCATCCTGATGGTCAGCCGTCAGTACAGCGTTTTTATAGTCCGATGGGTGATCTGATGCTGGAAATTATTCGTATGAATATTAGCGGCAAGTTATTTCCGACGATGTATAAGCTTTTCAATTATCGAGGCGGGAATTGGCGGTTTGATAGCGAAAACGACTTGTTCGTTTTTTTCATGAACGAATTATTAGCACAACAGCCTGGTTCAACGATCATTAATGATCGACCGAATATGGCTGAATTAATTGCCCGAACAAGCGGTGCAGCGAAAAAGTTTCAGTACTTGCATGACGTTCATACGGTTGATGCAAGCAATCCGATTCACGGCAAATTAATGCCGGTTTTAGAGCCCTTATTCAAAACTTATGCAGCTGCTTTTGATGGTGTGATTTTGCCAACGATTGATCAAAAACGAGATTTAAGCAGACGATTTCCGAAAATCACTTTTTATCAAGCACCGGATACTTTTATTGGCCAAACACAAAAAAGCGTTTCTCCGAAGATTCTGCATCGGGTCTTGTACTTTGGCCGCTTATCAGAGGAAAAACGACCAGAGCAGGCAATTCGAGCTTTTAGTATCGTTAAAGACGCCATTCCGGATACGATCTTAGAATTTTGTGGCTATCCAAGTTCTGCGGAATTTTTGGCTAAATTAAAAAAACAGATCAGGGATGCCGATTTGGAAAACAGTATCTTATTTCATGATTATGTAACAGGCCAAGCGCGCGATCAAGTTTTGAATCGAGCTGAAATTGTCCTCCAAAGTTCGACTGGCGAGGGTTTCAGCATGTCTGTGTTGGAAGCGATGTCTCACGGACTGCCTGCTGTCGTTTATGATGTGAATTACGGGCCAAGAACTTTTATTAGAAACGGTCAAAACGGCTATCTGATCAAAAATGGCAATTTTGCAGAATTAGCTGAATCTGTTATTAAGATTCTTAAGGATCCTGCCGTATGGAAAACACTTTCGATCGGTGCCTATCAAACAGCCCAAGCATTTAATTCAGAACAGGTTTGGCAGCTTTGGCAGAATACCGGCATTATCAAAGAGGCGCGATAA
- a CDS encoding toxin-antitoxin system YwqK family antitoxin, with translation MRIRIEQLELDLKMDEEKTIKNEKAAGMPVTGILKRKSRKPAIAAKKKATAESSTAKQPLAADSDHFRNGQAKFTDVAGIRTIYYMAGNVRSRGPFDGIHMQGEWQFFKNNGRLSEIGHFKDDVKDGKWLRFTDSGIIENSQNYKDGEIIKG, from the coding sequence ATGAGAATAAGGATCGAACAATTAGAACTGGACTTAAAAATGGATGAAGAAAAAACAATTAAAAATGAAAAAGCCGCGGGCATGCCTGTTACAGGCATATTAAAACGAAAGAGCCGCAAACCTGCCATTGCAGCTAAAAAGAAAGCTACCGCTGAATCTTCGACAGCCAAGCAACCATTAGCGGCTGATTCCGATCATTTTCGTAATGGACAGGCTAAATTTACGGATGTCGCTGGCATTCGAACGATTTATTATATGGCTGGCAATGTCAGATCACGCGGCCCTTTTGATGGTATACACATGCAGGGAGAATGGCAGTTCTTTAAAAACAATGGTCGTCTATCTGAAATCGGTCATTTTAAAGATGATGTCAAAGATGGCAAATGGCTGCGTTTTACCGATAGCGGCATTATCGAAAACAGCCAGAATTATAAAGACGGTGAAATCATTAAAGGCTAA